Part of the Variovorax sp. PAMC 28711 genome is shown below.
GAATCGCGCACGTTGTCGGACATCGTGGGCGCGCAGGTGTTCCTCAAATTCGAGAATTTGCAGTTCACCGCGTCCTTCAAGGAGCGTGGCGCCTGCAACAAACTCGTCGATCTGTCGGAGAGCGGCGTGCGCGGCGTGATTGCCATGTCGGCCGGGAACCACGCCCAGGGCGTGGCCTACCACGCGCAGCGCCTCGGCATGCGCGCGCTGATCGTCATGCCGCGGCTGACGCCGAGCGTGAAGGTCGAGCGCACCCGCGGCTTCGGCGCGGAGGTGGTGCTGCACGGCGACACGCTGGAAGCCGCGCGCACCCACGCCTTCGAATTGGCCGAGCGCGAAGGGCTGGCCTTCGTGCATCCCTACGACGACGAGACGATCGTCGCGGGCCAGGGAACGGTCGCGCTCGAAATGCTCGAAACGGTGCCGGACCTCGACACCCTCGTGGTCGCGGTCGGCGGCGGCGGACTCATTTCGGGCATGGCGGTGGCGGCGCGCGCGCTCAAGCCGGGCATCGAGATCGTCGGCGTGCAGACCTCGCGCTTCCCGGCCATGGTCAATGCGGTGAAAGGCACGCACCACGCGCAGGGCAACAGCACGATCGCCGAGGGCATCGCGGTCGGCACGCCCGGCGTGATCACCCAGGGAATCATCAAGGCGCTGGTCGACGATCTGCTGCTGGTCGACGAGGGCGACATCGAGCAGGCCGTGCTGATGCTGCTCGAGATCGAGAAAACCGTGGTCGAGGGCGCGGGCGCCGTCGGGCTGGCGGCGCTCCTGCGGCACCCCGAACGCTTTCGCGGCAAGAAGGTCGGGCTGGTGCTGTGCGGCGGCAACATCGATCCGCTGCTGCTCGCCGCCATCATCGAGCGCGGCATGGTGCGGGCCGGTCGCCTGGCCAGGGTGCGGGTGAGCGCTCGCGATGTGCCCGGCTCGCTCGCCCGTATCACGGCGACTGTGGCCGAAGCGGGCGCCAACATCGACGAGGTGCATCACCAGCGCGCCTTCACCATGCTGGCGGCTCAGAATGTGGACGTCGAGCTGGTGTTGCAGACGCGCGGACGGCCGCACCTGGCAGCCGTGCTGGAGGCGCTGCACGCCGCCGGCTTCGAGGCGATCGAGCAACTCTGAGCCCACCGTCCACCGGGGCGAGGCGCTCTGGCAACCCCCTAGACGGGAAGGCAAAGGGCGGCCGGTAAAATGCCGGCAGTTTCGAGAACACAAGGAATCCGATGTCCACCCCCACGCCCGTCGAACCCGGCCACGACGCCATCGTCGAAAAAGACGCCGTCGAGTCGATCGTCCCCATGATGCCCATCGTGCTGCCGCTGGTCGGCGGCGTGCTGATGCTGCTGCTGGCTTCCATCGCCGTCTACATGGCCTGACAAGGCCGCGCGCCCTTGTCCGCGGGCTGTGCGGCCCGCATCGACGCAAGCTCCCCAAGAAGAAGGCGTTTTCTCAAACGGACTTCCGCGCCCGACGGCGTGGCGCCCCGTTCGAAAAGACGAATTTCAACTTAGGAGACATCCGATGAACGCACCCGTCCTGCAGGGCCTGAACATCCAGGCACCCTCGTACGTCCAAAACGCGAAGCTGGTCGCCTGGGTGGCCGACATGGCCACCTTGTGCAAGCCGAAGGCCATCCACTGGTGCGACGGCAGCACCGAAGAATACGACCGCCTCTGCCAGCAACTGGTCGAAGCCGGCACCTTCAAGAAGCTGAATCCGGCCAAGCGCCCCAATTCCTTCCTGGCCAACTCCGACCCCGTCGACGTGGCGCGGGTCGAAGACCGCACCTACATCTGCTCGGCCACCAAGGAAGACGCCGGCCCGACCAACAACTGGATGGCGCCGGCCGAGATGCGCACCACGCTGCAGCCGCTGTTCGACGGTTGCATGAAGGGCCGCACGATGTATGTGGTGCCGTTCTCGATGGGCCCGCTGGGCTCGCCGATCGCGCACATCGGC
Proteins encoded:
- a CDS encoding threonine ammonia-lyase, whose protein sequence is MVEIEDIRRAAARLQGQLLDTPCVESRTLSDIVGAQVFLKFENLQFTASFKERGACNKLVDLSESGVRGVIAMSAGNHAQGVAYHAQRLGMRALIVMPRLTPSVKVERTRGFGAEVVLHGDTLEAARTHAFELAEREGLAFVHPYDDETIVAGQGTVALEMLETVPDLDTLVVAVGGGGLISGMAVAARALKPGIEIVGVQTSRFPAMVNAVKGTHHAQGNSTIAEGIAVGTPGVITQGIIKALVDDLLLVDEGDIEQAVLMLLEIEKTVVEGAGAVGLAALLRHPERFRGKKVGLVLCGGNIDPLLLAAIIERGMVRAGRLARVRVSARDVPGSLARITATVAEAGANIDEVHHQRAFTMLAAQNVDVELVLQTRGRPHLAAVLEALHAAGFEAIEQL